From Medicago truncatula cultivar Jemalong A17 chromosome 7, MtrunA17r5.0-ANR, whole genome shotgun sequence, a single genomic window includes:
- the LOC25499290 gene encoding rho GDP-dissociation inhibitor 1: MEGGKKSHEQEQAGPSSAIDKTTEKPTHTFHVASEDEEDEGQVFVPSPLLSLKEQIEKDKEDESLRRWKEKLLGSLESDLDDQLEPEVKFHSIGILSEDFGEIVTPLPVEEHQNSRMLFTLREGSRYQLKLQFSVMHNLVSGLTYSNTVWKGGLQVDQSKGMLGTFAPQKGPYVYALKEDTTPAGALARGVYSAKLKFEDDDKRCHMELKYLFEIKKSG, from the exons ATGGAGGGTGGAAAAAAATCACACGAACAAGAGCAAGCTGGTCCATCTTCTGCTATTGACAAAACCACTGAAAAACCCACTCACACTTTTCATGTTGCTAGTGAAGACGAGGAAGACGAAGGACAAGTCTTTGTTCCTAGTCCTCTTCTTTCTCTCAAGGAACAGATTGAGAAAGACaag GAGGATGAAAGCCTAAGGAGGTGGAAGGAGAAGCTTTTGGGTTCCTTGGAAAGTGATTTAGATG ATCAATTGGAACCTGAAGTAAAATTCCACTCCATTGGAATTCTGTCTGAGGATTTCGGTGAAATCGTTACTCCTTTACCTGTGGAAGAACATCAGAACAGCCGTATGCTATTCACTCTAAGGGAGGGATCTCGCTATCAGCTTAAGCTACAATTTAGTGTGATGCACAACCTTGTCTCTGGCTTGACTTACTCCAACACAGTGTGGAAAGGGGGGCTTCAAG TTGATCAGAGTAAAGGAATGTTGGGTACTTTTGCTCCCCAAAAGGGTCCATATGTATATGCCTTGAAAGAAGACACCACTCCCGCTGGTGCACTTGCAAGGGGTGTTTACTCTGCAAAACTTAAG TTTGAAGATGATGACAAAAGGTGTCATATGGAACTCAAATATTTGTTCGAGATTAAAAAAAGCGGCTAG
- the LOC25499287 gene encoding protein NPGR2 gives MGSRDKHRGKRLQKIMKCFCSGDMVKEEETMVPNSSESLATKDYFSSTASGISGQDGQVERRLDSGNIEQAESSLRESGILNYEEARALLGRYEYQEGNIEAALHVFEGINIAALTPKIKVFLAKSTERPKRRSQNYTTPPMSIHTAGLLLEAIFLKAKCLQVLARFEESAQTCKIILDLIESSLPEGLPGNFGSECKLQETLSKAVELLPELWKLADCPREVILSYRNALLHRWNLDAGTTAKIQKEFAIFLLYSGGEEIPSDLRSHMDSSFVPRNNIEEAILLLMILQRKIALNKIESDPSIMEHLSFSLSVSGDLTALANQWEELLPVTINRRERYHALALCYYGANKDLVALNLLKKLLSSSEDPKHVPALLMASKICCENPDLAKDGVSYACRARENLFEKCNQLESLANCLLGVSLSTYSKFAVSNSERFERQSEALHSLETASTMTKMKEPLILYYLSLECAEQRKLDSALCYAERFLSLEAGSNIRGWLLLARILSAQKQFLDAEGIVDAALDRTGIWDQGDLLRTKAKLQIAQEKLPSAIETYTQLLGILLVQRKTFGSRTKLYKDNRDHARNLEVEIWHDLAYIYIRLSRWHDAEACLSKSKAIKLHSASRCHVIGTMLEAKGLYKEALKAFRDALDLDPGHIPSLISTAVVLRRDGTQSNPAIRSYLMEALRLNSSNASAWYHLGILHKAEGRMSEAAECFQEANSLEESEPVEPFR, from the exons ATGGGGAGTAGGGATAAGCACCGGGGGAAGAGATTGCAGAAGATAATGAAGTGCTTTTGCTCAGGGGATATGgttaaagaagaagaaacaatggTTCCTAATTCGTCAGAATCTCTTGCAACTAAggattatttttcttcaacgGCAAGTGGGATTTCTGGCCAAGATGGACAAGTTGAGAGGAGGCTGGATTCTGGTAACATAGAACAAGCTGAATCGTCGTTGCGTGAGAGTGGTATCTTGAACTATGAG GAAGCTAGAGCTTTGTTAGGGAGATATGAATATCAGGAAGGAAATATAGAAGCCGCTTTGCATGTTTTTGAAGGCATAAACATAGCTGCTTTGACTCCTAAGATAAAAGTTTTCCTTGCCAAAAGCACAGAACGCCCCAAGAGACGCTCTCAGAATTACACTACTCCACCAATGTCTATACATACAGCTGGATTACTATTAGAGGCGATCTTTCTAAAGGCAAAATGTTTGCAGGTTCTTGCAAGGTTTGAAG AATCCGCCCAAACATGCAAAATTATTCTGGACTTGATTGAGTCTTCTTTACCGGAAGGCTTACCTGGAAACTTTGGTTCCGAATGTAAATTGCAGGAGACTCTAAGTAAGGCAGTTGAGCTACTTCCGGAATTATGGAAACTTGCTGATTGTCCACGTGAAGTTATTTTGTCTTATCGGAATGCACTCCTTCATCGATGGAATCTTGATGCAGGTACCACAGCAAAAATTCAGAAAGAATTTGCCATTTTTCTTCTATATAGTGGAGGGGAAGAAATTCCCTCAGATCTTCGTTCCCATATGGACAGTTCATTTGTACCAAGAAATAACATTGAAGAGGCTATACTTCTTTTAATGATTTTGCAAAGAAAAATCGCTCTAAATAAAATTGAGTCGGATCCTTCAATAATGGAGCacctttcattttctctatcgGTTTCCGGGGATCTGACAGCTTTAGCCAACCAATGGGAAGAGTTACTCCCTGTTACTATCAATCGAAGAGAAAGGTACCATGCCCTTGCTCTTTGTTATTATGGAGCAAATAAGGACTTGGTGGCACTTAATCTTCTTAAAAAGTTGTTGAGTAGCAGTGAGGATCCAAAACATGTTCCTGCTTTGTTAATGGCTTCTAAGATATGTTGTGAGAACCCTGACCTTGCAAAAGATGGGGTTAGCTATGCTTGCAGAGCGCGTGAGAACTTGTTTGAAAAATGTAATCAGTTGGAAAGTCTAGCCAATTGCTTACTTGGTGTTTCGCTTTCAACATACTCAAAATTTGCTGTTTCTAACTCTGAGAGGTTTGAGAGACAATCTGAGGCACTTCATTCACTAGAAACTGCAAGCACTATGACCAAAATGAAGGAACCTCTTATACTTTACTATTTAAGTTTAGAATGTGCAGAGCAAAGGAAGTTGGATTCTGCACTTTGTTATGCAGAACGCTTTCTAAGTTTAGAAGCTGGGTCTAATATTAGAGGCTGGTTATTGTTAGCCCGAATATTATCAGCACAAAAACAGTTTTTGGATGCTGAAGGTATTGTAGATGCTGCTTTGGATCGGACTGGAATATGGGATCAAGGAGATTTGTTGCGAACAAAAGCTAAACTGCAAATTGCACAGGAGAAGTTGCCAAGTGCTATTGAGACGTATACTCAGCTTCTTGGTATTCTTCTGGTTCAGAGAAAAACTTTTGGGTCAAGAACGAAGCTATATAAG GACAACAGAGATCATGCTAGGAACTTGGAAGTGGAAATATGGCATGATCTTGCTTATATATACATACGTCTATCGCGGTGGCATGATGCAGAAGCGTGTCTTTCAAAATCTAAGGCCATCAAACTACACTCTGCTTCTAGATGTCATGTAATAG GTACTATGCTCGAAGCCAAGGGTCTTTACAAAGAGGCTCTTAAAGCTTTTCGTGATGCTTTGGACCTTGATCCCGGACATATCCCTAGCTTGATCTCAACCGCTGTGGTTCTTAGACGGGACGGTACTCAATCAAATCCTGCTATTAGAAGCTATCTGATGGAAGCACTACGGCTTAACAGCTCTAATGCTTCTGCTTGGTATCATCTTGGTATTCTTCACAAGGCTGAAGGTAGAATGTCAGAAGCTGCCGAATGTTTTCAAGAAGCAAACTCTCTTGAAGAATCAGAACCAGTGGAACCTTTCAGATGA